A section of the Cinclus cinclus chromosome 27, bCinCin1.1, whole genome shotgun sequence genome encodes:
- the WNT2B gene encoding protein Wnt-2b, with product MLSPNRLEASPGIAVAPGPAECGAFPRTAGAAPRLCLPLVLLLLALTPRADSSWWYIGALGARVICDNIPGLVNKQRQLCQRYPDIMQSVGEGAKEWIRECQHQFRHHRWNCSTLDRDHTVFGRVMLRSSREAAFVYAISSAGVVYAITRACSQGDLKVCSCDPLKRGRSKDERGEFDWGGCSDNINYGIRFAKAFVDAKEKKVKDARALMNLHNNRCGRMAVKRFLKLECKCHGVSGSCTLRTCWLAMSDFRKTGDYLRKKYNGAIQVTMNQDGTGFTVANKNFRKPTKTDLVYFENSPDYCVMDKSAGSLGTAGRVCSKASRGTDGCEVMCCGRGYDTTRVTRVTKCECKFHWCCAVRCKECEDTVDVHTCKAPKRAEWLDQT from the exons ATGCTCAGCCCAAACCGCCTGGAAGCGTCTCCTGGGATTGCCGTGGCCCCCGGGCCTGCGGAGTGCGGAGCCTTCCCTCGGACGGCGGGCGCGGCCCCCCGGCTTTGCCTTCCCCTCGTCCTCCTGCTGCTCGCCCTGACGCCCCGCGCCGACTCCTCGTGGTG GTACATCGGGGCCCTGGGCGCGAGGGTGATCTGTGATAACATCCCCGGGCTGGTGAACAAGCAGCGACAGCTCTGCCAGAGGTACCCTGACATCATGCAGTCGGTTGGGGAGGGAGCCAAGGAGTGGATCCGGGAGTGCCAGCACCAATTCCGGCACCACCGCTGGAACTGCAGCACCCTGGACCGGGACCACACTGTCTTCGGCCGGGTCATGCTGCGAA gcagcagggaggccGCCTTCGTCTACGCCATCTCCTCGGCCGGGGTGGTCTATGCCATCACGCGGGCGTGCAGCCAAGGGGACCTCAAGGTCTGCAGCTGTGACCCGCTCAAGAGGGGCCGCTCCAAGGACGAGCGCGGGGAGTTCGACTGGGGCGGCTGCAGCGACAACATCAACTACGGGATCCGCTTTGCCAAAGCCTTTGTGGATGCCAAGGAGAAAAAAGTGAAGGATGCCCGGGCACTGATGAACCTGCACAACAACCGCTGCGGGAGGATG GCTGTGAAGCGCTTCCTGAAGCTGGAGTGCAAATGCCACGGGGTCAGTGGCTCCTGCACACTAAGGACTTGTTGGCTGGCAATGTCAGATTTTCGAAAAACAGGGGATTACCTAAGGAAGAAATACAATGGGGCCATCCAGGTGACGATGAATCAGGATGGCACTGGCTTCACAGTGGCCAACAAGAACTTCAGGAAGCCCACAAAAACAGATCTGGTGTATTTTGAGAACTCGCCTGATTACTGCGTGATGGACAAGTCAGCAG GCTCCCTGGGCACGGCCGGCCGCGTGTGCAGCAAGGCGTCGCGCGGGACGGACGGCTGCGAGGTGATGTGCTGCGGGAGGGGCTACGACACCACGCGCGTCACCCGCGTCACCAAGTGCGAGTGCAAGTTCCACTGGTGCTGCGCTGTGCGCTGCAAGGAGTGCGAGGACACTGTGGATGTGCACACGTGCAAAGCACCCAAACGCGCCGAGTGGTTGGACCAGACCTGA